The genomic segment GATCCCGCACAGCTGGCCGAGAAAGCCACCGTGAGCGGAACGTGGCTGGGCGGCGAGCGCGTCGATCTGGACGCGTTCGTCGGCGCGATCAGCGGCACCGACGCCGGTCCGCATGAACATCTGATGGGCCATCCCCGTCATACCTGTTGTTAGACCCACCATCAGAAAGGTGTGCCATGTCGTTTCCCACCCTCGCCCACGTCGCGGTCACGGTGCGTGACCTGTCGGTCAGCGTGCCCTGGTACCGGGCGCTGATCGGTTCCGATCCGGTGCTCGACGAGGACACCGACGCCGGCTTCCACCACTGCGTGTTCCTCCTCGACAACGGCACTCTGTTCGGCTTGCACCAGCACACCACCGCGCCGTCCGATCAGGCGTTCAGCGAGCACAACGTCGGCCTGGACCACGTCGGCTTCGGCGTCGCCGACCGCGGCGAGCTCGAGAGCTGGCAGGCCCGCCTCGACGAGTTGGGCGTGACACACGGCGGAATTGTGGACGCGCACTACGGTTCCGGGTTGAGCTTCCGCGACCCCGACGGCATCACGCTGGAGTTCTTCGCGCCTCCGGCTCAGGCCTGAACCGCGGCCGCACCCAGGGTCGTCTTCATCAGCAGCACGTTGTAGCTGCCCCACTGCGACATGTTCCAGTAGATATCCTGGCCGGTGGACCACGGATCCATCATCGGCGCGTAGAGGCCCGGGTACTGCACC from the Mycolicibacterium crocinum genome contains:
- a CDS encoding VOC family protein, with the protein product MSFPTLAHVAVTVRDLSVSVPWYRALIGSDPVLDEDTDAGFHHCVFLLDNGTLFGLHQHTTAPSDQAFSEHNVGLDHVGFGVADRGELESWQARLDELGVTHGGIVDAHYGSGLSFRDPDGITLEFFAPPAQA